Part of the Ornithinimicrobium flavum genome, CAGCCTCGGGCCGGTGGCCTACGCCGGCTCCCTCACCCTGGCGCTCCTCGTGCTCCCTACCGTCATCCTGGCGGCCCGGGAGGCGATCCGGGCGGTCCCCAACAGCCTGCGCCTGGGCTCCCTGGGGCTGGGAGCCACCCAGTGGCAGACGATCTGGCACCACGTGCTGCCCGCGGCGGTGCCCGGGATCGTCACCGGCACCATCCTGGCCCTGTCCCGTGCGATCGGCGAGACGGCACCCCTGCTGCTCGTCGGCGCGACCGTCTTCGTGACGTACAACCCCGACGGCTTCTTCGACGGCGCCTACACCGTCCTGCCCGTCCAGGTCTTCCAGTGGGCCGTCCGCCCCCAGGAGGAGTTCCGCGTCCTCGCGGCCGCAGGCATCATCGTGCTGCTGGGCGTCCTGCTGGCGATGAACTCGCTGGCCATCTGGATCCGCCAACGCTTCACCCGCGAGCTGTGAGAGGCCCGCGCCCTCCCGTCGGCCTCCGCCGACGGTCCCGACCGGAAGGAGCCGCTCCCGTGAGCGCCAGCACCGTCACCCCGCCCCGCAGCCTGCCGGGCCGCGACACCCCCGACCATCCCGCGGCGGTCATGGAGACCCGCGGGCTCAACGTCCACTACGGCGGTTTCCACGCCGTGCACGACGTCGACCTGGCCTTCGGCCGGCACGAGATCACCGCCCTCATCGGCCCGTCGGGGTGCGGCAAGTCCACGGTCCTGCGCTGCCTCAACAGGATGAACGACCTGGTCCCCGCAGCCCGCGTGGAGGGCTCGGTGCTCTACCACGGCCAGGACGTCTACGCCCCCGAGGTGGACCCGATCGAGGTGCGCCGCCGGATCGGGATGGTCTTCCAGAAGGCCAACCCCTTCCCCAAGTCGATCTACGACAACGTGGCCTACGGCCCACGGGTGACCGGTATGAAGGTCGACAGCATGGACGACCACGTGGAGAGGTGCCTGCGGGGCGCCGCCCTGTGGGACGAGGTGAAGGACAAGCTGAAGGAGTCCGGCTACTCCCTCTCCGGAGGTCAGCAGCAGCGCCTGTGCATCGCCCGCGCCATCGCCACCGAGCCGGACGTCATCCTCCTGGACGAGCCGTGCTCGGCCCTGGACCCCATCGCCACCGGGGCGGTCGAGGACCTCATGCTCGACCTTCGCCAGGACTACACCCTCATCATCGTGACCCACAACATGCAGCAGGCGGCCCGCATCTCGGACCGGACCGCCTTCTTCACCGCGCGACCCGACGAGACCACGGGCAACCGCACCGGGCTGCTCGTCGAGTACGACAAGACCTCGACGATCTTCGAGAACCCCTCGGACAGCCGGACGGAGGACTACATCTCGGGCCGCTTCGGCTGACGTCAGGGGTGGTCACCACCGAGCCGACCGTGCCGGGACCCCGCACGGTCGGGCTTCACCTGTTGTTCACCTCGGTGTCTCCTGCCTGACACGATCGGGTCCTACGGTGAGCGGCGGCCAGCGACGTCCGTCGTGCGCCTCGGCACAGGCCTGGCGCGCGTCCGACCGCCGTCCAGCAACCGGAGAGGACCTGCGTGCTCCACGAGCGTCGCGCCCGGGCCCGGCTTCTCGCCGCGATCCTGCCCCTGACCCTGCTCGCCGCCTGCGGCAACGACGACCCGACCGGCATGCTCGCCGAGGGTGGCGGAGGCAGCCTCGAGGGCGACATCAAGGCGTCCGGCTCCTCGGCCCAGGAGGCCGCCATGACGGCCTGGATCGCCGGTTACCAGGGGGAGCAGCCCGGTGTCCTCGTCCAGTACGACGCCATCGGGTCCGGCGGAGGGCGGGAGAACCTCATCGCCGGGGCCACCGACATCGGCGGCACCGACGCCTTCCTCGACGAGGAGGAGCGGGAGGCGGTGAAGGAGAGGTGCGGCCCCCGGGGGGCGCTCCACGTCCCGGTCTACATCTCCCCGATCGCGCTGCCCTACAACCTGCCCGGCGTCGACGACCTGCAGCTCACGCCGGGCACCCTCGCCCGCATCCTGGACCAGAAGATCACCACGTGGGACGACCCGGCGATCGCGCAGGACAACCCGCAGGCCGACCTGCCGGACACGCGCATCACCGTGGTCCACCGGTCCGACGACTCCGGCACCACGGAGAACTTCCTCGAGTACCTCGCCGCGGCCGCCCCGCAGGAGTGGCCGCACGAGGTCGACAAGGCGTGGCCGGTCCCGGCCGAGGCCGCCCCCCAGAACACCGGGGTCATCCAGGTCGTCAACGCCACCGAGGGGGCCATCGGGTATGCCGACGCCTCGGTCGTCACGGGGGACGCCGTCGCGATCGGGGTCGGGGAGGAGTTCGTCACCTTCTCCCCCAAGGCGGCCGCCCGGGTCGTGGACGCCTCCGATCCGGTCGACACCGGGCTCGAGGGGGACCTGGCCCTGGAGCTCGCGCGGGACACGACCGCGTCCGGTGCCTATCCCATCGTCCTGGTGTCCTACCTCGTGGCCTGCACGCACTACGAGCGGCCGCAGCGGGCCGAGCTGGTGAGGGACTTCCTGTCCTACATCGTCTCGGAGGAGGGCCAGCGCGCCGCTGCGGACGCGGCCGGGTCCTCACCGATCTCGGACTCCCTCCGGGAGCGTGCCCTCGCCCTCGTCGACACGATCCAGGGAGGCTGAGCGATGGCTCCGGCACCAGGCACCGCCCCGGCGCGCGAGCGGCGCGGCATACCGCCCCGAGCGCCCCGCCGGCCAGGGGACGTCCTGTTCTCCGGCGCCTCGCTGGGCTC contains:
- the pstB gene encoding phosphate ABC transporter ATP-binding protein PstB — its product is METRGLNVHYGGFHAVHDVDLAFGRHEITALIGPSGCGKSTVLRCLNRMNDLVPAARVEGSVLYHGQDVYAPEVDPIEVRRRIGMVFQKANPFPKSIYDNVAYGPRVTGMKVDSMDDHVERCLRGAALWDEVKDKLKESGYSLSGGQQQRLCIARAIATEPDVILLDEPCSALDPIATGAVEDLMLDLRQDYTLIIVTHNMQQAARISDRTAFFTARPDETTGNRTGLLVEYDKTSTIFENPSDSRTEDYISGRFG
- the pstS gene encoding phosphate ABC transporter substrate-binding protein PstS; its protein translation is MLHERRARARLLAAILPLTLLAACGNDDPTGMLAEGGGGSLEGDIKASGSSAQEAAMTAWIAGYQGEQPGVLVQYDAIGSGGGRENLIAGATDIGGTDAFLDEEEREAVKERCGPRGALHVPVYISPIALPYNLPGVDDLQLTPGTLARILDQKITTWDDPAIAQDNPQADLPDTRITVVHRSDDSGTTENFLEYLAAAAPQEWPHEVDKAWPVPAEAAPQNTGVIQVVNATEGAIGYADASVVTGDAVAIGVGEEFVTFSPKAAARVVDASDPVDTGLEGDLALELARDTTASGAYPIVLVSYLVACTHYERPQRAELVRDFLSYIVSEEGQRAAADAAGSSPISDSLRERALALVDTIQGG